The following coding sequences are from one Eucalyptus grandis isolate ANBG69807.140 chromosome 11, ASM1654582v1, whole genome shotgun sequence window:
- the LOC104425506 gene encoding calcium load-activated calcium channel has protein sequence MAATPGFLSSFRYGDALTVVGISVCTALVCEAISWVLIYRTASYRALRSSIDKASKKLESMKATTGASSAAAASASLRKPSKAKKMDRVESSLKESSRDLSLFKFKSGAVVALVLVVVFALLNSLFEGKPVAKLPFTPFGLVMKMSHRGLQGTDATDCSMAFLYFLCSISIRTNLQKFLGFSPPRGASGGLFPMPDPKTN, from the coding sequence atggcggcgacGCCCGGCTTCCTCTCGTCCTTCAGGTACGGCGACGCCCTCACCGTCGTGGGGATCTCCGTCTGCACGGCGCTGGTGTGCGAGGCCATCTCGTGGGTCCTCATCTACCGCACCGCCTCCTACAGGGCCCTCCGCTCCTCCATCGACAAGGCCTCCAAGAAGCTCGAGTCCATGAAGGCCACCACCggcgcctcctccgccgccgccgcctccgcctccctccGGAAGCCCTCCAAGGCCAAGAAGATGGACCGCGTCGAGTCCAGCCTCAAGgagtcctcccgcgacctctcCCTCTTCAAGTTCAAGTCCGGCGCCGTCGTCGCCCTCGTCCTCGTCGTCGTCTTCGCCCTCCTCAACTCCCTCTTCGAGGGCAAGCCCGTCGCCAAGCTCCCCTTCACCCCCTTCGGCCTCGTCATGAAGATGAGCCACCGCGGCCTCCAGGGCACCGACGCCACCGACTGCTCCATGGCCTTCCTCTACTTCCTCTGCTCGATCAGCATTCGCACGAATCTGCAGAAGTTCCTTGGGTTCTCGCCGCCGCGGGGCGCCAGCGGCGGGCTCTTCCCGATGCCGGATCCCAAGACCAATTGA
- the LOC104425508 gene encoding LOW QUALITY PROTEIN: regulator of MON1-CCZ1 complex (The sequence of the model RefSeq protein was modified relative to this genomic sequence to represent the inferred CDS: inserted 2 bases in 1 codon), translated as MSGLASSSHPVVGMSGSSGLSHIYIQQPPLRCSIPGSRGLFYDDGNKIILSPANDQVYSWKVVPFDPAAAPISDSISDGPILAIRFSLDGKLIAIQRSNHEIQFQHRETGKLXSHTCKSESENILGFFWTDCPLCDIVFVKTSGLDLFAYNSDSKTLHLVETRKLNVSWYVYTHESRLVLLASGMQCKTFTGFQLSSVGIIRLPKFEMAMAKTEANNKPVLAAEDVYIVTIYGRIYCLQVDRVAMLLHSYRFYRDAVVQQGSLPIYSSKVAISVVDNVLLVHQVDAKVIILYDIFLDSRAPISAPLPLLLRGFPRSSSLGARSSFKDGESSEVASYPSDHEATMYGDDWTFLVPDLICDVSSKLLWKIHLDLEAIAASSSEVSSVLDFLQRRKLEAYKAKHLCLAMARTAILERRPVTMVAKAIDVLVTSYSNSFKTGYFKGTKAEKAQSSGAAYATIHGTGVNASRSDTTGKSVEREYVAGLDGESFERPTFSDTDSDEDGNMGYVKPNSNGSSSKLLLGAETRRTGGQTSLHSENVGASNNILRSTLQPEALVTSPAISPDEMYTYVFAPVEEEMAGDPSYLVAVIVEFLRGCNLERIKVRPNIYALTAQLLARNERYAELGLFIINKILEPSKEVALQLLESGRHNRQTRKLGLDMLRQLSLHIEYVVFLVQDGYYLEALRYVKKHKVTTMRPSMFLEAAFASSDSQHLAAVLRFFSDYVPGFRSSPDHNTYYHLLNEMNVAAA; from the exons ATGTCTGGTTTAGCATCAAGTTCACATCCTGTTGTTGGCATGAGTGGGTCAAGTGGGCTTTCACACATTTATATTCAGCAGCCACCTCTGCGTTGCAGCATCCCAGGATCAAGGGGTTTATTTTATGATGATGgtaataaaattattctttCACCAGCCAATGATCAG GTTTACTCCTGGAAAGTTGTTCCCTTTGACCCTGCGGCTGCTCCTATCTCTGATTCAATAAGCGACGGGCCGATTCTTGCAATTCGTTTTTCTTTGGATGGAAAGCTAATTGCTATTCAACGTTCAAACCATGAAATACAGTTTCAGCACAGAGAAACTGGGAAACT TAGTCACACTTGCAAATCAGAGTCAGAGAATatattgggatttttttggactGACTGTCCATTGTGCGACATCGTTTTCGTAAAAACCAG TGGGCTAGATTTGTTTGCTTATAATTCTGACTCAAAGACACTTCATTTGGTGGAGACGAGGAAATTGAATGTGAGTTGGTATGTATACACACATGAAAGTCGTTTGGTTCTACTTGCTTCCGGAATGCAGTGCAAGACTTTCACTGGATTCCAG cTTTCTTCTGTTGGAATCATTAGATTGCCAAAATTTGAGATGGCCATGGCAAAGACCGAGGCAAACAACAAGCCTGTGCTGGCTGCTGAGGATGTTTATATTGTCACCAT CTATGGTAGAATATACTGCTTGCAAGTTGATAGAGTGGCGATGCTACTACATTCTTATCGGTTTTATCGTGATGCTGTTGTACAACAG GGCTCTTTGCCAATTTATTCAAGCAAGGTCGCAATCAGTGTGGTTGATAATGTGTTGCTTGTGCATCAAGTGGATGCCAAGGTCATAATACTATATGACATATTTCTGGACTCTCGAGCACCAATATCAGCTCCACTTCCGCTTTTGTTGAGGGGTTTTCCAAGATCCAGTAGTTTGGGTGCGCGGTCCAGTTTTAAAGATGGTGAAAGTTCAGAGGTAGCAAGCTATCCAAGTGATCATGAAGCGACCATGTACGGAGATGACTGGACTTTCCTAGTGCCCGACCTGATATGTGATGTTTCCAGTAAACTCCTGTGGAAGATTCATCTTGATTTAGAG GCCATTGCTGCTAGTAGCTCGGAAGTGTCATCAGTACTTGATTTTTTGCAACGACGGAAGTTAGAAGCTTACAAG GCTAAACACTTGTGTTTGGCAATGGCACGTACAGCCATTCTAGAGCGCAGACCTGTGACCATGGTTGCCAAGGCAATAGATGTATTAGTTACATCCTACTCCAATTCATTCAAAACAGGTTATTTTAAGGGAACAAAAGCTGAGAAAGCACAATCTTCTGGTGCAGCATATGCTACTATTCATGGTACTGGTGTTAATGCCAGCAGATCAGATACAACTGGAAAGTCTGTGGAACGTGAATATGTTGCTGGATTGGATGGAGAATCTTTTGAAAGACCAACTTTTTCAGATACAGACTCAGATGAAGATGGAAATATGGGATATGTGAAACCCAACTCCAACGGCAGCAGCAGCAAATTGTTGTTGGGTGCTGAAACTCGGAGAACTGGAGGTCAAACATCTTTACATTCTGAAAATGTCGGAGCAAGTAACAACATTTTGAGATCAACTTTACAGCCTGAGGCTCTAGTTACATCACCTGCAATTTCTCCTGATGAGATGTATACATACGTATTTGCTCCGGTTGAGGAAGAGATGGCTGGAGACCCATCATACCTGGTTGCGGTCATTGTTGAGTTCCTTCGCGG GTGTAATCTGGAAAGGATTAAGGTACGGCCAAATATTTATGCCTTGACAGCACAACTGCTGGCCCGCAATGAGAGATATGCAGAACTTGGGTTATTCATCATAAACAAG ATTCTCGAACCTTCTAAAGAAGTCGCCTTGCAATTATTGGAGTCTGGTAGGCATAATCGACAAACTAGGAAGTTGGGTCTGGACATGCTAAGGCAACTCTCCTTGCATATTGAATATGTGGTATTTTTGGTTCAAGATGGATATTACCTCGAAGCTCTACGTTACGTGAAAAAGCATAAG GTAACTACCATGCGTCCTTCGATGTTCCTTGAAGCAGCATTTGCTTCCAGCGATTCACAACATCTAGCTGCGGTCCTCAGATTTTTCTCAGATTATGTTCCTGGCTTCAGGAGCAGTCCAGATCACAACACATACTACCATCTTCTCAATGAGATGAACGTGGCTGCTGCTTAG
- the LOC104425509 gene encoding putative defensin-like protein 157, which produces MQHSKSRPSIALFSKAPSSSPALARSGSQHRKAVSGSAMATKLPLSSLFLLLVLLLSVAWMPPMASANPRTCSVELDSNGCTPQDCVARCAAQYSGIGECAHQEYVSSYHCVCLYACL; this is translated from the exons ATGCAACATTCCAAATCCCGCCCCTCCATCGCTCTCTTCTCTAAGGCTCCAAGCTCGTCCCCTGCCTTGGCACGCAGTGGAAGTCAGCACCGCAAGGCCGTCTCGGGTTCAGCCATGGCTACCAAGcttcccctctcctctctcttccttctcctcgTCCTTCTCCTCTCAG TCGCGTGGATGCCGCCCATGGCAAGCGCGAATCCGAGGACTTGCTCCGTCGAACTGGACTCGAACGGCTGCACGCCCCAGGACTGCGTTGCAAGGTGCGCCGCCCAATACAGTGGGATCGGCGAATGCGCTCATCAGGAGTACGTGAGTAGCTACCACTGCGTTTGCCTCTACGCTTGCCTCTGA
- the LOC104425510 gene encoding putative defensin-like protein 157 yields the protein MQQSKSRPSIALFSEALSSSPASARTKSQRRKAVSGSAMATKLPLSSLFLLLVLLLSVAWMPPKASAQPRTCSIELDSTGCRPQDCVARCAAQYRGIGECAHQEYVSNFHCVCLYACL from the exons ATGCAACAATCCAAATCCCGCCCCTCTATCGCTCTCTTCTCTGAGGCTCTAAGCTCGTCCCCTGCCTCGGCACGCACTAAAAGTCAGCGCCGCAAGGCCGTCTCGGGTTCAGCCATGGCTACCAAGcttcccctctcctctctcttccttctcctcgTCCTTCTCCTCTCAG TCGCGTGGATGCCGCCCAAGGCAAGCGCTCAGCCGAGGACTTGCTCCATCGAACTGGACTCGACCGGCTGCAGGCCCCAGGACTGCGTTGCAAGGTGCGCTGCCCAATACCGTGGGATCGGCGAATGCGCTCATCAGGAGTACGTTAGTAACTTCCACTGCGTTTGCCTCTACGCTTGCCTCTGA